AATATACTCCATCTATCAACTCCAACTCACCACGTAATTTATCAGCCAGTTGCGCACCGATTTGCTTATCCAGTTCTTCGGTATTGATATCTACCTCCACCTTTTCCGTCACTACCTGCTTGGAAGGCTGAAAAAGGTTCAGATTCTGCTCATAGATGTTATAAACTCCCTTAAAACGCACACCACTTTCGATAGGCCACGTCAACGGACGCACATGAATAGCAAGTTCTTCCTCCAGCTCATCCAGCAAATCGAAAGGATCTTTGGCCTCACGGTCCATTTTATTGATGAATATAATAACCGGCGTATTACGCATACGGCACACTTCCATCAATTTACGGGTCTGCGTTTCCACACCTTTTGCACCATCCACAACGATGATAACGCTATCTACAGCAGTCAGCGTGCGGTAAGTATCTTCGGCAAAGTCCTGGTGACCGGGAGTGTCGAGGATATTAATCTTATAATCTTTGTAATCGAACTCCATCACGGAGGTAGTTACAGAAATACCACGCTGTTTCTCTATATCCATCCAGTCGGATGTAGCCGTTTTCTTTATCTTATTGCTCTTTACAGCACCCGCCACCTGAATCTGTCCACCGAAAAGCAACAGTTTTTCAGTCAATGACGTTTTACCGGCATCCGGATGCGCGATAATCGCAAAGGTCCGTCTTCTTTCTATTTCGTTATTATTTGCCATATATAAATAGGTATAATATTATTATTGGGCATTCAGTTTATCAATACATACTTTCAGGCTTTCTTCCCAATGTGGAATATGAATCCCGAAAGTATTTTTTATCTTTGTCTTATCCAATACGGAATAATGCGGACGTGGAGCCTTTGCCGGATATTCATCCGTATGCAACGGACTAACCTTACAAGTCGTAATGCCTGCAATGCGGTGAATGGCAACTGTAAAGTCATACCAAGAACATACACCCTCATCGCTGAAATGATAAATCCCAGGTACAATTCCCTGATTGATGGCTGCATAGATGGCAACTGCCAGGTCTTTTGCATACGTCGGTGTACCGATCTGGTCGAAAACAACTCCCAAAGATTCACGTTCACGCCCCAGACGAATCATCGTTTTCACAAAATTGTTTCCATAAATAGAGTATAACCAGGCAGTGCGAATCACCATCGCCTTCTCGCAGTTCTGCATGACTTCCTTCTCTCCGCCCAGTTTAGTGAAGCCATAAACTGAATTAGGACACGGCATGCAATCTTCTTTATAAGGTATATGCGCCGTACCGTCGAATACATAGTCCGTAGAAACTTGTATCATTGCAGCACCATAAGCCTGTGCAGCACGTGCCAGTATTCCCGGAGCCTCCTCATTCAGTTTGCGGCATAGTTCTTCGTTATCCTCTGCCTTGTCAACCGCCGTAAAAGCGGCACAATTTACTACGACATCAATCTGATTGCCGGCAATGCATGCCCGTACAGCGTGTTCGTCACAGATATCCAATTCCTGTACGTCAGTAAAAAAATAGGTGTGTTGCGGATTCTCTTTTGCAAGAACTTGCATCTCGTTGCCAAGTTGTCCGTTGGCTCCGGTTACTAATATTCTCATCTCTATATTTAGATTCTATTAATTACAATTCACGATTAAAACTACGATCCCTCATCACCCTGTCACTTTATCACTCTTCCAGCTTTAACTCCCCCTTCTTGTCCTTCTCATTATAGTTGGCAAGCAAAGATATGAAACTGCTGATAACCTCTATTGCCTTCGCCGTTCCCGGTGTTATTTCCTTCTTCTGCAAACGCAACAGCAGAACACCATACAAAGCTTCGAAACATGTTTCCAATTCCGGTTCATCCTTCTTCCCGCTCTTTTGACGCAACTCTACAATAAAAGGCAGTGCTTTGAAATAAGCCGCACTATAATAAGGGTACTTGGGTGATGATAGCAATTCGCCATGCAACTCCGTCAGGTTTATCACTACATTACGGTTGATTTGCAGATGCCCTTTCTCCTTCACACCTTCGATACGCATCATATCAATCAGATTTCCATACCATTCCTCCAATGCAGGGCGCTCTTCTTCGGGATAACGGGAAATAATATTTTCGCGGATTTTATCTATATCGCAACCGTTGGCACGTATCAAATCTTCCACCTGCCACATATATATAAGGTATTCTGCGATATTCTTCGCTTTCAGTTGTTGTGCTATCTTCATGATTT
The nucleotide sequence above comes from Bacteroides intestinalis DSM 17393. Encoded proteins:
- the rfbD gene encoding dTDP-4-dehydrorhamnose reductase, coding for MRILVTGANGQLGNEMQVLAKENPQHTYFFTDVQELDICDEHAVRACIAGNQIDVVVNCAAFTAVDKAEDNEELCRKLNEEAPGILARAAQAYGAAMIQVSTDYVFDGTAHIPYKEDCMPCPNSVYGFTKLGGEKEVMQNCEKAMVIRTAWLYSIYGNNFVKTMIRLGRERESLGVVFDQIGTPTYAKDLAVAIYAAINQGIVPGIYHFSDEGVCSWYDFTVAIHRIAGITTCKVSPLHTDEYPAKAPRPHYSVLDKTKIKNTFGIHIPHWEESLKVCIDKLNAQ
- a CDS encoding DUF4924 family protein, with the translated sequence MKIAQQLKAKNIAEYLIYMWQVEDLIRANGCDIDKIRENIISRYPEEERPALEEWYGNLIDMMRIEGVKEKGHLQINRNVVINLTELHGELLSSPKYPYYSAAYFKALPFIVELRQKSGKKDEPELETCFEALYGVLLLRLQKKEITPGTAKAIEVISSFISLLANYNEKDKKGELKLEE